Proteins co-encoded in one Synechococcus elongatus PCC 6301 genomic window:
- a CDS encoding ABC transporter ATP-binding protein, with translation MSVSFSSRQRLAMLGQYIRPYWRPAVLGIVALLAVNGVGVVLPLLIRTCVDDVQDGLGFGDVVRYSALILGLASVMWVIRMASRVLLFGVGRKVEFDLKQRLFEHLLRLEPTYFANMPLGDLINRATSDVESIRRLVGFAVLSLVNTIFAYVLTLPLMLAIDPLLSLAALAVYPILLLLVQLFSQRLRQEQQDVQEELSEISQLIQEDMSGISLIKIYAQESNERAAFGRLNQKLLKSNLKLTKTRNVLFPLLEGLASFSLLILLWLGGQAIEGNRITVGDLIALILYVERLVFPTALLGFTITAFQRGEVSVDRIEEILQHPPLIQDVPEALVVPPSELTGAIKVDGLTIHYPGQPQPALSNISFMVQPGETIAIVGPIGSGKSTLANALPRLLDVPTDSIFLDGLDITQLSLNSLRRAIAYVPQDSFLFSLPIRDNIRYGNPEVSEAEIIAAAQQAQIDREILNFPRRYDTLVGERGITLSGGQRQRTALARALLLQAPVLILDDALASVDNQTATQILQALNGDRDRQRTVIFISHQLAAAATADRILVLDRGHLVQSGSHRELLATEGLYRSLWERQQLEELCA, from the coding sequence ATGTCCGTTTCGTTTTCTTCGCGCCAACGCCTCGCCATGCTGGGGCAATACATTCGTCCCTATTGGCGGCCTGCCGTTCTGGGCATTGTGGCGCTGCTGGCGGTCAATGGAGTGGGTGTCGTTCTGCCCCTGCTGATTCGAACTTGCGTCGATGACGTCCAAGACGGCCTGGGCTTTGGGGACGTCGTTCGCTATAGCGCTCTGATTTTGGGGCTAGCCTCGGTCATGTGGGTGATCCGCATGGCCTCGCGGGTTTTGCTCTTTGGGGTAGGCCGCAAGGTGGAGTTCGATCTCAAGCAGCGTCTATTTGAACATTTGCTGCGGCTCGAACCCACCTATTTCGCCAATATGCCGCTGGGAGATTTGATCAACCGCGCCACCAGTGATGTGGAAAGTATTCGCCGCTTGGTCGGTTTTGCGGTTCTCAGTCTGGTCAACACAATCTTTGCCTACGTGCTGACGTTGCCCTTGATGCTGGCAATCGATCCCCTGCTCAGTTTGGCAGCGTTGGCAGTCTATCCAATTCTGTTGCTACTGGTTCAACTCTTTAGTCAGCGACTGCGGCAAGAACAGCAGGATGTGCAGGAGGAGCTATCGGAGATTAGCCAGCTGATCCAAGAGGATATGAGTGGCATTTCGCTGATCAAAATCTATGCGCAAGAATCGAACGAAAGAGCAGCTTTTGGTCGACTGAATCAAAAGCTGCTGAAATCGAACCTCAAGCTCACAAAAACTCGAAACGTTCTCTTTCCACTCTTAGAAGGTTTAGCTAGCTTTAGCCTGTTGATTTTGCTCTGGCTGGGAGGACAAGCGATCGAAGGCAATCGCATTACGGTGGGCGACTTAATTGCTTTGATTCTCTACGTCGAGCGACTGGTCTTCCCGACGGCATTACTCGGCTTTACGATTACCGCTTTTCAGCGTGGTGAAGTCAGCGTCGATCGCATTGAAGAAATTCTCCAGCATCCACCGCTGATCCAAGATGTTCCTGAAGCCTTGGTGGTGCCGCCTTCTGAGTTGACTGGTGCGATTAAAGTGGATGGACTCACGATTCACTATCCGGGCCAGCCTCAACCCGCGCTCTCAAATATCAGTTTCATGGTTCAGCCTGGCGAAACGATCGCGATTGTTGGGCCGATTGGTTCGGGTAAATCAACGCTAGCCAACGCTTTGCCCCGTTTGCTGGATGTTCCGACTGACAGCATTTTCTTAGATGGGTTGGACATTACGCAGCTATCACTGAATAGCCTGCGCCGCGCGATCGCCTACGTGCCGCAGGATAGTTTTCTCTTCAGCTTGCCGATTCGCGACAACATTCGCTACGGCAATCCTGAGGTCAGTGAAGCCGAGATTATTGCCGCCGCTCAACAGGCACAAATCGATCGCGAAATTCTCAATTTCCCGCGTCGCTACGACACCTTAGTGGGTGAGCGGGGGATTACGCTTTCGGGTGGTCAACGTCAGCGCACGGCCTTGGCCCGCGCCTTGTTGCTGCAAGCGCCGGTTCTGATCTTGGATGATGCTTTAGCGAGTGTCGACAACCAAACAGCAACGCAAATTCTGCAGGCTTTGAATGGCGATCGCGATCGCCAGAGAACCGTGATCTTCATCTCACACCAGTTAGCTGCTGCCGCAACGGCCGATCGCATTTTGGTGCTCGATCGTGGTCATTTAGTTCAGAGCGGATCGCATCGTGAACTGTTAGCGACGGAAGGACTCTATCGCAGCCTTTGGGAGCGTCAACAGTTGGAGGAACTCTGCGCTTAA